A region of Streptomyces sp. R44 DNA encodes the following proteins:
- a CDS encoding dihydrofolate reductase family protein: MRKLTYYIAATLDGYIAGPDGQYDFFPFEGEEAAAILADFPETMPTPTRDPLGIADRAPERFDTVIMGRATYEPGLKLGWTSPYAHLKQYVVSRTLTSPDPAVTVVDDPVALVRELKEQDGLDIWLCGGGKLAAALRDEIDLLIIKRNPIVIGSGIPLFDGPFTPTNFVPVGTRSFDSGFAITHFAKVLS; this comes from the coding sequence GTGCGCAAGCTGACCTACTACATCGCCGCCACCCTCGACGGCTACATCGCCGGTCCCGACGGCCAGTACGACTTCTTCCCCTTCGAGGGTGAGGAAGCCGCCGCGATCCTGGCCGACTTCCCCGAGACGATGCCCACACCCACACGCGATCCGCTGGGCATCGCCGATCGTGCCCCTGAGCGGTTCGACACCGTCATCATGGGCCGCGCGACCTACGAGCCGGGTCTGAAACTGGGGTGGACCAGCCCTTACGCCCACCTGAAACAGTACGTCGTCTCCCGCACCCTCACCAGCCCCGATCCGGCGGTGACGGTCGTCGACGACCCGGTCGCGCTCGTCCGTGAGCTCAAGGAGCAGGACGGCCTGGACATCTGGCTGTGCGGCGGCGGCAAGCTGGCGGCCGCCCTGCGCGACGAGATCGACCTGCTGATCATCAAGCGGAACCCCATCGTCATCGGATCCGGCATCCCCCTGTTCGACGGCCCCTTCACGCCGACGAACTTCGTCCCGGTCGGCACGCGATCCTTCGACTCCGGGTTCGCCATCACTCACTTCGCAAAGGTGCTGTCATGA
- a CDS encoding TIGR03364 family FAD-dependent oxidoreductase: protein MSTAAHTVPGPSAGAAVHSDVVIVGAGIVGLAHAYEAVSRGLSVTVVERDGEPVGASVRNFGHCCITAQHGELLDIAYRSRAGWLRAAESTGMWAREAGAYVVARSVTELTVLEELCAERGDDVVRMRTAGRLRNTLGAPAGHGGIVGGAFLPDDLRVNPRTAVPALAQWLSEQPLARVLWGTSVIGVETGVVHTTRGPVRGDRILVCVGHDLDRLFPEAAEDHGILRCRLTMARVVAPDGFRTDAAVLTGTSMLRYDGFTAQPSAIPLRDETEAHSKELMDIGANVMLTRLPDGSLIVGDSHHYGTTAPPFLDERVSTLLIESIADLLGVERLEVVERWQGVYASSARGPLLVRDLAPGVRALSVTSGVGMTLSFGLAAATFDESLRSTV, encoded by the coding sequence ATGAGTACTGCTGCACACACCGTCCCCGGTCCTTCCGCAGGCGCCGCCGTCCACAGCGACGTTGTGATCGTGGGCGCCGGCATCGTCGGACTGGCGCATGCCTACGAGGCCGTGAGCCGGGGTCTCTCCGTCACCGTCGTGGAACGTGACGGGGAGCCGGTCGGCGCGTCCGTCCGTAACTTCGGCCACTGCTGTATCACCGCACAGCACGGGGAACTGCTCGACATCGCCTACCGCTCGCGGGCCGGCTGGCTGCGGGCCGCCGAGAGCACCGGGATGTGGGCCAGGGAGGCCGGCGCGTACGTGGTGGCGAGATCCGTCACCGAACTGACCGTTCTCGAGGAGCTGTGCGCCGAGCGCGGCGACGACGTGGTGCGGATGCGGACGGCCGGCCGGCTCCGCAACACCCTCGGCGCGCCCGCCGGGCACGGCGGCATCGTGGGCGGCGCCTTCCTCCCGGACGACCTCCGGGTGAACCCCCGTACCGCCGTCCCCGCCCTCGCGCAGTGGCTGTCGGAGCAGCCTCTCGCCCGCGTCTTGTGGGGCACGTCCGTCATCGGTGTCGAGACCGGCGTCGTGCACACCACTCGCGGCCCTGTGCGCGGCGATCGCATTCTGGTCTGCGTCGGCCACGACCTCGACCGGCTCTTCCCCGAGGCGGCGGAGGATCACGGGATCCTGCGCTGCCGGCTCACCATGGCGAGGGTCGTGGCTCCTGATGGATTCCGCACCGACGCGGCGGTTCTCACCGGCACCTCGATGCTGCGCTACGACGGCTTCACCGCGCAGCCGTCAGCCATCCCCCTCCGGGACGAAACGGAGGCACACAGCAAGGAGTTGATGGACATCGGCGCCAACGTCATGCTCACCCGGCTCCCCGACGGATCCCTCATCGTGGGGGACTCGCACCACTACGGGACCACCGCGCCGCCCTTCCTGGACGAGCGTGTCTCCACTCTGCTCATCGAGTCCATCGCGGACCTCCTCGGTGTCGAACGCCTCGAAGTCGTCGAGCGCTGGCAGGGTGTCTATGCCAGCAGCGCCCGTGGACCGCTGCTCGTCCGCGACCTCGCCCCGGGCGTGCGGGCCCTGTCCGTCACCTCCGGTGTCGGTATGACCCTGAGCTTCGGCCTGGCGGCCGCCACTTTCGACGAATCGCTGCGGTCGACGGTCTGA
- a CDS encoding RNA polymerase sigma factor, which translates to MVVERARRGDEEAFAEVYRIVHPGLLGYLRGIVAEDAEDVASEAWLEIARDLGRFRGDGAGFRAWTATIARHRALDHLRRVRTRPRPARFEQDLFELPADGDVAGEALEALSTEHALALIAGLPQDQAEAVLLRVVVGLDGPSAARVLGKRPGAVRSAAHRGLRRLAKQVKGRGR; encoded by the coding sequence CTGGTCGTCGAGCGGGCCCGGCGGGGGGACGAGGAGGCTTTCGCCGAGGTCTATCGGATCGTCCATCCCGGGCTGCTCGGCTATCTGCGGGGGATCGTCGCCGAGGACGCCGAGGACGTCGCCTCCGAGGCGTGGCTGGAGATCGCCCGGGACCTCGGCCGCTTCCGCGGTGACGGCGCGGGCTTCCGCGCCTGGACCGCGACCATCGCCCGCCACCGCGCCCTCGACCATCTGCGGCGCGTACGGACGCGGCCCCGCCCCGCGCGGTTCGAGCAGGACCTCTTCGAGCTCCCGGCCGACGGGGACGTCGCCGGCGAGGCCCTGGAGGCGCTGTCGACGGAGCACGCGCTCGCCCTCATCGCGGGCCTCCCGCAGGACCAGGCCGAGGCCGTACTGCTCCGTGTCGTCGTCGGTCTCGACGGCCCGTCGGCCGCCCGAGTACTGGGCAAGCGTCCCGGTGCGGTACGGTCCGCCGCACATAGGGGATTGAGGCGACTTGCGAAACAAGTCAAGGGGAGGGGGAGATGA
- a CDS encoding carboxymuconolactone decarboxylase family protein — MPLHTVEPEIATGEAAALFTTTHRALGVIPNLARVMANSPPVLKAYLGVLTTLNAEGTLPADVRERIALLVAQENGSDYCLSAHAFRGTRVAGLSPAEAARARRGEADDPWAAAVLDLAAVVVRDRGTVTDEQWAATRRAGLSDGQIVEVIAHVALNVFTNYLAAAARVDIDWPLVRHTD, encoded by the coding sequence ATGCCACTCCACACCGTTGAACCGGAGATCGCGACCGGTGAGGCCGCAGCTCTCTTCACCACCACACACCGGGCCCTGGGAGTCATCCCCAACCTGGCCAGGGTGATGGCCAACAGCCCGCCCGTGCTGAAGGCGTACCTGGGCGTCCTCACCACCCTGAACGCGGAGGGAACCCTGCCGGCGGACGTGCGCGAGCGCATCGCGTTGCTGGTCGCACAGGAGAACGGGTCCGACTACTGCCTGTCCGCGCATGCGTTCCGCGGGACCAGGGTGGCCGGGCTGAGTCCGGCCGAGGCCGCCCGCGCGCGCCGGGGCGAGGCCGACGACCCCTGGGCCGCCGCTGTCCTGGATCTGGCCGCCGTGGTGGTCCGAGACCGCGGAACCGTCACCGACGAGCAGTGGGCCGCGACCCGGCGCGCCGGCCTGTCCGACGGACAGATCGTCGAGGTCATCGCCCATGTCGCCCTCAACGTGTTCACCAACTACCTCGCCGCGGCCGCCCGTGTCGACATCGACTGGCCGCTCGTGCGCCACACCGACTGA
- a CDS encoding MFS transporter, which yields MSRPTNPTIDPAEAPPAREDSGARLPVSRFMSWSWRVFAVTWVAYAGYYFVRQAFSVAKLGILDDPGVNKVLTEQALGVIDGVYLALYAVGQFLWGACADRFGPRIVVIGGMAAAIAASLALGVGSSLLVFALAMGIQGLAQATGWAPLCKNMVSFFPVPERGRIMGLWCSSYAFGGLVAPPFLGWWAYSVFDSWHAAFTAGAAAMSFTLVLFVVFQRNAPADVGLPAIDDDTATSPRNDGPAARDTFALYRKALRDRMVMTLAVAYFLLKPARYALLLWGPVIVSRRLPEVGMAGATFIPVSVAVAGIVAPMVIGWLSDKVFDSRRIPPLVLSLGLLVVILVLFMPLTATGSAWVMIAVLAVIGLAVYAADAMIVGVAAVDFGKTAGAGTSTGVINGFGSVGAILGGLLPGFLSTTTLFYTFAAAACTAGLVLLPHWNRRPQVMAP from the coding sequence ATGAGCAGACCCACGAACCCGACGATCGACCCGGCCGAAGCCCCGCCGGCACGGGAGGACAGCGGCGCACGCCTCCCCGTATCCCGCTTCATGTCCTGGAGTTGGCGGGTCTTCGCCGTCACGTGGGTCGCGTACGCCGGGTACTACTTCGTCCGCCAGGCGTTCTCCGTCGCCAAGCTGGGCATCCTCGACGACCCGGGCGTGAACAAGGTCCTCACCGAGCAGGCGCTCGGCGTGATCGACGGTGTCTACCTCGCCCTGTACGCCGTCGGGCAGTTCCTGTGGGGAGCGTGCGCCGACCGCTTCGGACCCCGGATCGTGGTGATCGGCGGTATGGCCGCCGCCATCGCCGCCTCCCTCGCCCTCGGCGTGGGCAGCTCCCTGCTGGTCTTCGCCCTCGCCATGGGCATCCAGGGTCTCGCCCAGGCCACCGGCTGGGCACCGCTCTGCAAGAACATGGTCTCCTTCTTCCCGGTCCCGGAACGTGGCCGGATCATGGGCCTGTGGTGCTCCAGCTACGCCTTCGGCGGACTCGTCGCCCCGCCGTTCCTCGGCTGGTGGGCGTACTCCGTCTTCGACAGCTGGCACGCCGCGTTCACCGCGGGCGCCGCGGCCATGTCCTTCACCCTCGTCCTGTTCGTGGTCTTCCAGCGCAACGCCCCTGCTGACGTGGGCCTCCCGGCCATCGACGACGACACGGCCACGTCTCCGCGGAACGACGGACCCGCCGCACGCGACACGTTCGCGCTGTACCGCAAGGCGCTCCGCGACAGGATGGTGATGACGCTCGCGGTCGCCTATTTCCTGCTGAAGCCCGCCCGCTACGCCCTGCTGCTCTGGGGCCCGGTGATCGTCAGCCGCCGGCTGCCCGAGGTGGGCATGGCCGGAGCCACGTTCATCCCGGTGTCCGTCGCCGTCGCCGGGATCGTCGCGCCGATGGTCATCGGCTGGCTCTCCGACAAGGTCTTCGACTCCCGCCGCATCCCGCCGCTGGTGCTGTCGCTGGGGCTGCTCGTGGTGATACTGGTGCTGTTCATGCCGCTCACCGCGACCGGCAGCGCCTGGGTGATGATCGCCGTGCTGGCCGTCATCGGCCTCGCCGTGTACGCGGCCGACGCGATGATCGTCGGAGTCGCCGCCGTCGACTTCGGCAAGACCGCGGGAGCGGGCACCTCGACCGGGGTCATCAACGGTTTCGGTTCGGTCGGTGCCATCCTCGGCGGCCTGCTGCCGGGCTTCCTCTCGACGACCACGCTCTTCTACACCTTCGCGGCGGCCGCCTGTACCGCGGGCCTGGTCCTGCTCCCGCACTGGAACCGCAGGCCCCAGGTCATGGCCCCTTGA
- a CDS encoding tetratricopeptide repeat protein, protein MRFTILGPVEAVAPGSDAPDLAPRHRAVLAYLLLHAGVAISTDRLIDAMWGPLPPDSARAQIQTTIAAIRRMLRASEADRMLATRPAGYVITPEPGQLDLAEFTRLIAKAPAGSDEPGDTADRIRAALALWRGEPLAGISAHYVEGARARLNGQLLTAVERLAELELARGRHDDLIDELSAHAAANPLRERLCCRLMLALHRAGRQTDALHVARTFRENLAEQQGLDPGHAFSKLEQDILRDAPDLRPPIGAAPVRPQGVNFLPYDVPDFTGREGELDGLIRLWSGDNGGVVTISAIDGMAGVGKTTLAVHAAHRLADHFPDGQLFIDLQAHTAGQAPLDAGAALEVLLGQLGVPTPHIPASVADRAALWRSELSGRRVLAVLDNALGADQVRPLLPGASRALILITSRRRLIDLDGAHALSLDVLPAADAVELFTAIVGERAATEPLAVLDVLQLCGFLPLAVRIAAARLHHRPRWTVAHLADRLRDQRRRLSELATSERGVAAAFTLSYQQLTADQQRMFRLLGLQPGRDISPEAASALTGMPLDQAETILEDLLDAHVLTQHQLGRYTFHDLLREHALGTAAAQEPPDAQREALGRLFHHYLHTASAAIDHLYPEGRNRRPRIPAPDVPAWAPQDEAEAITWLDGERANLMASGQYAAEHDWLPHTSQLASTLHRYLLGHAHQADALALHDLALRAGRRSGDRAAEARTLIDLGEVHFWWHGAYEQAAEHYRHALDLARETGDQVAEARALTGLGVVSTRRRDYDQAHDHCAQSLVLFRELGDHGGEARTLADLGIVHERRGRYEGAHEHQRQALDLYRETGSRIGETVVLNDIGLLYQRQGRYDEARRHHREALELSRRFDFPGDEAESLNALAEAARSMGDLAQAAAEHDTALTLAREFSYRPEQARAHAGLAHVHRDLGRVDLAHDHARQALDLYTALAVPEADEIRTFLALLPPAANETEPPEPSTADQPS, encoded by the coding sequence ATGCGGTTCACGATCCTGGGTCCGGTGGAGGCCGTCGCTCCCGGTTCGGATGCGCCTGACCTGGCACCCCGTCATCGTGCGGTACTCGCCTACCTGTTGCTGCACGCCGGGGTCGCGATCAGTACGGATCGTCTGATCGACGCGATGTGGGGGCCACTGCCGCCGGATTCCGCCCGCGCGCAGATCCAGACCACGATCGCCGCGATCCGACGGATGCTGCGCGCTTCGGAAGCCGACCGGATGCTGGCCACGCGGCCGGCCGGGTACGTGATCACCCCTGAGCCGGGACAACTCGATCTTGCCGAGTTCACCCGCCTGATCGCCAAGGCACCGGCCGGCTCCGACGAACCAGGGGACACCGCGGACCGGATACGTGCCGCGCTGGCGCTGTGGCGGGGCGAGCCGTTGGCCGGCATCTCCGCCCATTACGTCGAGGGCGCCAGAGCGCGTCTCAACGGGCAGCTGCTGACCGCCGTCGAGCGCCTGGCCGAGCTGGAACTGGCCCGGGGGCGGCACGACGACCTCATCGACGAACTGTCCGCCCACGCGGCGGCGAACCCCTTGCGGGAACGACTCTGCTGCCGGCTGATGCTCGCCCTGCACCGCGCCGGACGCCAGACCGACGCGCTGCATGTGGCAAGAACGTTCCGGGAGAACCTGGCCGAACAGCAGGGACTGGACCCCGGCCACGCGTTCAGCAAACTCGAACAGGACATCCTGCGGGACGCCCCCGATCTACGGCCGCCGATCGGCGCCGCGCCTGTGAGGCCGCAGGGAGTCAACTTCCTGCCGTACGACGTCCCGGACTTCACCGGACGCGAAGGCGAGCTCGACGGGCTGATCCGCCTGTGGTCGGGCGACAATGGCGGTGTCGTGACGATCTCGGCGATCGACGGGATGGCGGGGGTCGGCAAGACGACGCTCGCGGTCCACGCCGCGCACCGCCTCGCGGACCACTTCCCGGACGGACAGCTCTTCATCGACCTGCAGGCGCACACCGCCGGCCAGGCGCCGCTCGACGCCGGTGCCGCGCTCGAGGTCCTCCTGGGCCAACTCGGGGTGCCCACACCGCACATACCGGCGTCGGTCGCCGATCGCGCCGCGCTGTGGCGGTCCGAACTCTCCGGCCGTCGCGTGCTGGCCGTGCTGGACAACGCCCTCGGCGCCGATCAGGTGCGCCCGTTGCTGCCCGGGGCCTCCCGCGCCCTCATCCTGATCACCAGCCGGCGACGGTTGATCGACCTGGACGGGGCACACGCCCTGTCCTTGGACGTGCTGCCCGCCGCGGATGCCGTGGAGCTGTTCACCGCGATCGTCGGCGAACGGGCGGCCACCGAACCCCTGGCCGTCCTCGATGTCCTGCAGTTGTGCGGATTCCTGCCGCTGGCCGTCCGCATCGCCGCCGCCCGCCTGCACCATCGCCCGCGCTGGACCGTCGCCCACCTGGCCGACCGGCTCCGCGACCAGCGCCGCAGACTCTCCGAGCTGGCCACCTCGGAGCGAGGAGTCGCAGCGGCTTTCACGCTGTCCTACCAGCAGCTGACTGCGGATCAGCAGCGCATGTTCCGGCTCCTGGGACTCCAGCCGGGCCGTGACATCAGCCCCGAGGCCGCATCCGCGCTGACCGGCATGCCGCTGGACCAGGCCGAGACGATCCTGGAAGACCTCCTGGACGCCCATGTCCTGACCCAGCATCAGCTCGGCCGCTACACCTTCCACGACCTGTTGCGTGAACACGCCCTCGGCACAGCGGCTGCCCAGGAACCCCCGGACGCCCAGCGCGAAGCCCTCGGCCGACTGTTCCACCACTATCTCCACACCGCGAGCGCGGCCATCGACCACCTCTACCCCGAGGGTAGGAACCGCAGGCCGCGCATCCCCGCGCCGGACGTCCCGGCCTGGGCACCGCAGGACGAGGCCGAGGCGATCACCTGGCTGGACGGCGAACGCGCGAACCTCATGGCGTCCGGCCAGTACGCGGCCGAGCACGACTGGCTCCCACACACCAGCCAACTGGCCTCCACCCTGCACCGCTACCTGCTGGGCCACGCCCACCAGGCCGACGCGCTGGCCCTCCACGACCTGGCGCTGCGAGCCGGCCGCCGGAGCGGCGACAGAGCCGCCGAAGCACGCACGCTCATCGACCTCGGTGAGGTGCACTTCTGGTGGCACGGCGCCTACGAACAAGCGGCCGAGCACTACCGGCACGCCCTGGACCTCGCGCGCGAGACCGGTGACCAGGTCGCCGAGGCCCGCGCGCTGACGGGCCTCGGCGTCGTCTCCACACGGCGGCGAGATTACGACCAGGCCCACGACCACTGCGCGCAGTCCCTCGTACTCTTCCGCGAGCTCGGCGACCACGGTGGCGAAGCCAGGACCCTGGCCGACCTCGGCATCGTCCACGAACGCCGAGGACGGTACGAGGGCGCCCACGAGCACCAACGGCAAGCGCTGGACCTGTACCGCGAGACGGGGTCCCGCATCGGCGAGACCGTTGTGCTGAACGACATCGGGCTGCTGTACCAACGGCAAGGCCGCTACGACGAGGCCAGGCGCCATCACCGCGAGGCCCTGGAGTTGAGCCGCAGGTTCGACTTCCCCGGAGACGAGGCCGAGTCGCTCAACGCCCTTGCGGAGGCGGCCCGGTCCATGGGGGACCTCGCCCAGGCCGCTGCCGAACACGACACCGCGTTGACCCTCGCCCGCGAGTTCAGCTACCGCCCCGAGCAGGCCCGCGCCCATGCCGGACTGGCGCACGTCCACCGCGACCTCGGCCGCGTCGACCTCGCCCACGACCACGCCCGACAGGCCCTCGACCTCTACACCGCCCTCGCCGTCCCCGAGGCCGACGAGATCCGCACTTTCCTCGCCTTGCTGCCGCCGGCCGCGAACGAGACAGAACCGCCGGAGCCATCCACCGCCGACCAGCCGTCCTGA
- a CDS encoding VOC family protein: protein MNVSSSALSLTVADVDASRAFLCTHLGYEVAMADDGFVSLTRGDAAVDVVLLRSGTDVLPPEQRDQRAAGLILALTVTDLAAEEARLRAAGAPITMPLREEPWGERLFQMTDPNGVVVQLVEWATAADADPADSDESAAVVVITPSTDHVTISPNATMAGLAAPSRGSTELSTWTVTMDAGATGPEHSISREQVWTVTAGALEVTCLGRTEKVAAGQTVILPPGRLRRIHAPEQAVAHVSMPADGVASVPGTEGTRELPWAR, encoded by the coding sequence ATGAACGTCTCCTCCTCCGCCCTCTCCCTGACCGTCGCCGACGTGGACGCCTCCCGCGCGTTCCTGTGCACCCACCTCGGCTACGAGGTGGCCATGGCCGACGACGGCTTCGTGTCCCTGACGCGCGGGGACGCCGCCGTGGACGTCGTCCTGCTCCGCAGCGGTACGGACGTCCTCCCGCCCGAGCAGCGCGACCAGCGGGCGGCCGGCCTGATCCTGGCGCTCACCGTCACCGACCTCGCCGCGGAGGAGGCCCGACTGCGCGCGGCGGGCGCCCCCATCACCATGCCGCTGCGCGAAGAGCCGTGGGGCGAGCGCCTGTTCCAGATGACCGACCCGAACGGTGTCGTCGTCCAGCTCGTCGAATGGGCGACCGCCGCCGACGCCGATCCGGCCGACAGCGACGAGAGCGCCGCCGTGGTCGTGATCACGCCCTCCACCGACCACGTCACCATCTCCCCGAACGCCACGATGGCCGGTCTGGCTGCCCCCAGCCGCGGCAGCACCGAACTCAGCACCTGGACGGTCACGATGGACGCCGGCGCCACCGGCCCCGAGCACTCCATCAGCCGTGAGCAGGTCTGGACGGTCACCGCGGGCGCGCTGGAGGTGACGTGCCTCGGCCGTACGGAGAAGGTCGCGGCCGGCCAGACCGTGATCCTGCCGCCGGGCCGCCTCCGCCGGATCCACGCCCCGGAACAGGCCGTGGCCCACGTCTCGATGCCCGCCGACGGGGTCGCCTCCGTTCCCGGCACCGAGGGCACCCGCGAACTGCCCTGGGCTCGGTAG
- a CDS encoding GNAT family N-acetyltransferase has product MLKSVHVNPLQCVSAAEAAAWHQVVAASTAHDLPGTPPPDAGRIHAQLTQPALGSRRLAWLAVGADGVPVGVAGLRMFTSPGQEHLAELELHVDPAHRRRGAGSLLLSAVVTACRAENRRSLIAAAAADSPGEAFSERRGFRRALTLHHLILRLAEPAEADLLRIADAEHPGYRLTGWTGTVPDDLADAFAAAKNAMNDMPVGDLDYGSVAWDADRVRAMAQVIADRGDTLLTIAAVHEDGTVAGYTETLLPRGSGTRAQQYDTAVVPAHRGHRLGLWVKTAMVCRLRAEHPGVVEIETDNAEDNAHMLAVNRELGFRSYRRAHELQLDVPTA; this is encoded by the coding sequence TTGCTCAAATCTGTACATGTCAATCCGCTCCAGTGCGTCTCGGCCGCCGAGGCCGCCGCGTGGCATCAAGTCGTCGCGGCCTCGACGGCCCACGACCTGCCCGGAACACCGCCCCCCGACGCCGGGCGGATCCACGCCCAGCTCACCCAGCCCGCTCTGGGCAGCCGCCGGCTGGCCTGGCTGGCCGTCGGGGCGGACGGCGTCCCGGTCGGAGTCGCCGGCCTGCGGATGTTCACCTCCCCGGGCCAGGAGCACCTGGCCGAACTGGAACTCCACGTCGACCCCGCACACCGCCGCAGGGGAGCCGGCTCCCTCCTGCTGTCGGCGGTCGTCACGGCCTGCCGCGCCGAGAACCGGCGCAGCCTGATCGCCGCAGCCGCGGCCGACAGCCCGGGCGAGGCCTTCAGCGAACGGCGTGGCTTCCGCCGGGCGCTCACCCTGCATCACCTCATCCTGCGCCTCGCCGAGCCGGCCGAGGCCGACCTGCTGCGCATCGCCGATGCCGAGCACCCCGGCTACCGTCTGACCGGCTGGACCGGAACGGTGCCCGACGACCTCGCCGACGCCTTCGCCGCGGCCAAGAACGCGATGAACGACATGCCCGTCGGCGACCTCGACTACGGCAGCGTCGCGTGGGACGCCGACCGCGTCCGCGCCATGGCCCAGGTGATCGCCGACCGCGGCGACACACTGCTGACCATCGCCGCAGTCCACGAAGACGGCACCGTGGCCGGCTACACCGAGACCCTGCTCCCCCGCGGCTCCGGCACGCGCGCCCAGCAGTACGACACCGCGGTCGTGCCCGCGCACCGCGGCCACAGGCTGGGGTTGTGGGTCAAGACCGCCATGGTGTGCCGGCTGCGCGCCGAGCATCCCGGCGTCGTCGAGATCGAGACGGACAACGCCGAGGACAACGCCCACATGCTCGCGGTCAACCGAGAGCTGGGCTTCCGCTCCTACCGGCGCGCCCACGAACTCCAGCTCGACGTGCCGACCGCCTGA
- a CDS encoding dihydrodipicolinate synthase family protein: MVHAQVPVHRAHPWHGIMVATALPFREDGSVDHDAYARHVARLIADGCDGVVPNGSLGEYQTLTDAERAQVVRTAVEAAGDGARVMPGVSAYGSAEARRWAEQAAEAGAGSVLLLPPNAYRADERSVRAHYTEVAEAGLPVVAYNNPYDTKVDLTPDLLARLHADGSIVAVKEFSGDVRRAYELAELAPGLDLLVGADDVLLELALAGAVGWIAGFPNALPRACAALYRAAVAGDLAVALPLYRSLHPLFRWDSRIEFVQAIKLSMDLAGHTGGTTRQPRLPLTPEQEAVVRAATEKVLAEGHA; encoded by the coding sequence ATGGTCCACGCGCAAGTCCCCGTGCACCGCGCCCACCCCTGGCACGGGATCATGGTCGCCACCGCCCTCCCCTTCCGCGAGGACGGCTCCGTCGACCACGACGCCTATGCGCGGCACGTGGCCCGGCTCATCGCCGACGGCTGCGACGGGGTCGTCCCGAACGGCTCCCTCGGCGAGTACCAGACCCTCACCGACGCCGAGCGCGCCCAGGTCGTCCGTACCGCCGTCGAAGCCGCCGGTGACGGAGCGCGGGTCATGCCGGGCGTCTCCGCGTACGGCAGCGCCGAAGCCCGCCGCTGGGCCGAGCAGGCCGCCGAGGCCGGCGCGGGCTCGGTCCTGCTCCTGCCGCCCAACGCCTACCGGGCCGACGAGCGGTCCGTACGCGCCCACTACACCGAGGTCGCCGAGGCCGGTCTGCCCGTCGTCGCGTACAACAACCCCTACGACACCAAGGTCGACCTCACCCCCGACCTCCTCGCCCGACTCCACGCCGACGGCAGCATCGTCGCCGTCAAGGAGTTCAGCGGCGACGTCCGCCGCGCCTACGAGCTCGCCGAACTCGCCCCCGGCCTCGACCTGCTCGTCGGCGCCGACGACGTCCTCCTCGAACTCGCCCTCGCCGGCGCGGTCGGCTGGATCGCCGGCTTCCCCAACGCCCTCCCGCGCGCCTGCGCCGCCCTCTACCGGGCCGCCGTCGCCGGGGACCTCGCCGTCGCGCTGCCGCTCTACCGCTCGCTGCACCCGCTCTTCCGCTGGGACTCCAGGATCGAGTTCGTCCAGGCGATCAAGCTCTCCATGGACCTCGCCGGCCACACCGGGGGCACCACCCGACAGCCCCGCCTCCCGCTGACGCCCGAACAGGAGGCCGTCGTGCGCGCCGCCACCGAGAAGGTCCTCGCCGAGGGCCACGCGTAG